ACCCGATACGCACCGTCACGTTCAGCCTCCCGTCGCCATCGCGCCAACCGATCAAAGGTCTTTGGATGCAATCGTATGATTCGCGGATTCATCGTCAGCTCCCCTCCACCACCACGAAGGGGAGCATAGCATGTCTCTACGTCAATGTCCCTTTAATTATGCGCGGCTGTATAATGCCGCCGCCATCAAGCGACAGTATCTGGAAGCGTTTCTCCGGTGATTTCCGAACGGGACCGCTCCACGTCCGTTCCGCCGTTGCGCCGTCTGCGTCCACACTCACGATCCCGTCATCCCCAAACTCTCTGCAGGGTAATGACGGCTGAACTGTTTGTCAATCTCCCGCCGGCAAGTTTGCCGGCGGTGATTTCTGCCTTGACTAAGAACTCTTCGCATGCGAGTAATTCATGCCGGCAAGATTGCCGGCGGATTGATGAAAATGGCCTCAAGTCTAGTCACGCTTTTCCCCCGCGGGGTCACCGACTCTGCATTGGAAGCCGGTTTTCGATTTGGGCCCAAGGGCACGCACACGAGCCGGACCTTGATGCTGGCGGAGCTGTCGGCGGTGCTTGTCGCGGTCCCCCCTGGCGCCAACCGGCGACAATACGCCGAAGCGATTATCGACCTGAATTGCCTCGCGAAGCCGACCTCGTCGACGCGCCGCCTGACCAATCAGCGACTCAGCGAACTTTACGGTCTCGATCCTTCGATCCCCATCTTCCGCATCTTCCGGAGATTGTGGGATCTTGATGAAACCGGGAGGCCGGTGCTCGCCATGCTCTGCGCGATTGCACGTGACCCGCTCCTCGCCGCAACGGCGCCGTCAGTTCTGTCCCTTCCGATTGGGGCGCAGCTGCTTCGCGAACCAATGAGGGACGCCCTACGCGCCGTGGTTGGCGATCGATTCAATGAAGAGACTCTCGACAAGGTGCTACGCAATGCCGCCAGCTCATGGGCGCAGTCCGGGCATCTTGAAGGGCGCACGTTCAAGAAGCGGCGTCTTGTTCGTCCGACGTCAGCCAACGTCGCCTTTGCGCTGTACCTTGCCTACGCCGTCGGCTTTTGCGGGCCGGACCTCTTCGCCTCCGGCTGGATGGCCGTGCTGGACTGCTCGCCATCGACCGGGCGGGGACTCGCCCTCGATGCAAAGCGTGCTGGTCTCATCGACCTTCGGATGGCCGCGGACGTGATCGACCTCAACCTGGATCGCCTTGATCCGGAAGCCGCGAGGTTCTGAGTATGGCTCGCATCGAAGATCTCGCCGAGCGCTACGGCAGGCACATCGCAACGCCCTGGCAGCGCACCGTCGCCGGAGCGCAGCGCGTACTGATGCTGGTCTATGACAAGGAACTCGAACGCACGCTGCGCGCCCGCAAGAAGGCGTTCGAGACGGCCACGCTGCAGGCGGGACACGATTGGTACGAAGTCGACGTCACCGACGCTTTCGCGACGTGGATGGCTGCCAACGATTACCGCGAGGAGTACTTCGCGTCGCCGCAGGATCTTCAGCTCAACCTTGAAGCCGAGTTCGCCGAGTATGTTGCCGAGCGCTTCCGTCAGACGCTGACGCGGCCTGACGTGACAGAGACATCCGTTGTCGCTGTCTTTGGTGTTGGCGCATTGTTCGGATTCACGCGTGTCTCGCAAGTGCTGAAGATGGTCGAGACCGACATCCGCGGCAGGCTCGCGGTTTTCTTTCCCGGACAATTCGAGCGGAACAATTACCGCCTGCTCGATGCTCGCGATGGATGGAACTACTTGGCCGTACCGATCACATTGAACGGCGAGGGGGATGGGACATGAAGATCAAGGACGTCC
This genomic interval from Deltaproteobacteria bacterium contains the following:
- a CDS encoding DUF1788 domain-containing protein encodes the protein MARIEDLAERYGRHIATPWQRTVAGAQRVLMLVYDKELERTLRARKKAFETATLQAGHDWYEVDVTDAFATWMAANDYREEYFASPQDLQLNLEAEFAEYVAERFRQTLTRPDVTETSVVAVFGVGALFGFTRVSQVLKMVETDIRGRLAVFFPGQFERNNYRLLDARDGWNYLAVPITLNGEGDGT